The Longimicrobium terrae genome includes a region encoding these proteins:
- a CDS encoding serine hydrolase produces the protein MASRKERKEDDDPLRTTVSRIADEAGARSVAVAYHDYETRTAWSFRGDEWFHAASTIKVPVLLGVFRAVQQGDLNLNARVHVRNRFLSVADGSSFRLQAGRDANSEVQSAIGRTMKVDELAFHMITTSSNLATNLLIEIVGVDRIRETLKDLNLDDGVEFRRGVEDERAYEAGISNRCTADGMLRVLRAIEERKSFSAQASERMLEILHAQVFRSGIPAGLPDDARVAHKTGEISTVAHDVGIVYLPKRKPFALVVLTEWDAQKTSGRSDTIARITAAVYERLTGKGGA, from the coding sequence ATGGCATCCAGGAAAGAGCGGAAGGAAGACGACGACCCGTTGCGGACCACCGTAAGCAGGATCGCCGACGAGGCGGGCGCGCGCTCCGTCGCCGTGGCGTACCACGACTACGAAACGCGCACCGCCTGGAGCTTCCGCGGCGACGAGTGGTTCCACGCGGCCAGCACCATCAAGGTTCCCGTGCTGCTGGGCGTGTTTCGCGCCGTGCAACAGGGCGACCTGAACCTCAATGCGCGGGTGCACGTCCGCAACCGCTTTCTGAGTGTGGCGGATGGCTCGTCGTTTCGTCTTCAAGCCGGGCGCGACGCCAACAGCGAGGTGCAGTCGGCCATCGGCAGGACCATGAAGGTGGATGAACTCGCCTTCCACATGATTACCACCAGCAGCAACCTGGCGACCAACCTGCTCATCGAGATCGTGGGCGTCGACCGGATCCGCGAGACGCTCAAGGATCTGAACTTGGACGACGGCGTGGAGTTTCGGCGCGGGGTGGAGGACGAGCGGGCGTACGAGGCGGGGATCAGCAACCGGTGCACGGCGGATGGCATGCTGCGGGTGCTGCGCGCCATTGAAGAGCGCAAGTCGTTCAGCGCGCAGGCGTCGGAGCGCATGCTTGAGATTCTGCACGCGCAGGTGTTTCGCAGCGGCATTCCCGCCGGGCTGCCGGACGACGCCCGCGTGGCGCACAAGACGGGGGAAATCAGCACCGTGGCCCACGACGTGGGGATCGTCTACCTGCCCAAGCGCAAGCCGTTCGCGCTGGTGGTGCTGACGGAATGGGACGCGCAGAAGACCTCGGGCCGCAGCGACACCATCGCCCGCATCACCGCCGCGGTGTACGAGCGGCTGACGGGAAAGGGGGGCGCCTGA
- a CDS encoding TetR/AcrR family transcriptional regulator, translating to MAEPAGKTAKGEQTRALILETALQLFRERGYEDTTMRAIAEQAGMSLGSTYYYFRSKEQLVQAFYHRTHVEHLAVTEEVLRTETTLRERLRGVMRTKLQTIEPYHRFAGVLFRTAADPESPLNPFSEESGPTREEATCLFAEVLRGAEDRKMPKDLEAELPELLWLYHMGIVLFWIHDRSPGRVRTWRLMERTVDLIARVISLSTLPLMGPIRKAVLRLVAELREPVENGSA from the coding sequence ATGGCGGAGCCGGCGGGAAAGACGGCCAAGGGCGAGCAGACGCGGGCGCTGATCCTGGAGACGGCGCTGCAGCTGTTCCGCGAGCGGGGGTACGAGGACACCACCATGCGCGCCATCGCCGAGCAGGCGGGGATGTCGCTGGGGAGCACGTACTACTATTTCCGCAGCAAGGAACAGCTCGTTCAGGCGTTCTACCATCGAACGCACGTAGAGCACCTGGCGGTGACGGAAGAGGTGCTGCGGACGGAAACCACGCTGCGCGAGCGGCTGCGCGGGGTAATGCGCACCAAGCTGCAGACCATTGAGCCGTACCACCGCTTCGCCGGCGTCCTTTTCCGGACGGCGGCGGACCCGGAAAGTCCGCTCAACCCGTTCAGCGAGGAGTCGGGGCCGACGCGGGAGGAGGCCACCTGCCTCTTCGCCGAGGTGCTGCGCGGCGCGGAAGACCGCAAGATGCCCAAGGACCTGGAGGCGGAGCTGCCGGAGCTGCTCTGGCTGTACCACATGGGGATCGTGCTCTTCTGGATCCACGACCGCTCGCCGGGCCGCGTGCGCACGTGGCGGCTGATGGAGCGCACGGTGGACCTGATCGCCCGCGTGATCTCGCTGAGCACGCTGCCGCTGATGGGGCCGATCCGGAAGGCGGTGCTGCGGCTGGTGGCGGAGCTGCGGGAGCCGGTGGAGAACGGAAGTGCGTGA